One Gemmatimonadota bacterium genomic region harbors:
- a CDS encoding carboxylate-amine ligase, with amino-acid sequence MKKPSLTIGVEEEYQIIDPETRALTSYITQILEADHLILGQVKPELHQSIVEVGTTVCRTPQEVKAQLIELRRGVMELAGRKGLKIAAAGTHPFSHWADQEITQLDRYVGTKEAMQQLAQQLLIFGTHVHIGIEDKDFLIDACNVSRYFLPHILCLSTSSPFWIGRLTGLKSYRSAVFRAFPRTGVPRFIPSWIDYEHYLETLVSTGCIPNGSKIWWDVRPHHTFPTLEFRICDVCTRVDEAVCIAAILQALVYKLWKMRRDNTTFRVYSSELIDENKWRAVRYGLDGKLIDFGKQVELPAASLIRELIEWFLDDVLDELGTRKEVEYAFTILSEGSSADRQIKAYHAAGGDTKAVVDMLIRETEMGVL; translated from the coding sequence ATGAAGAAGCCGTCGCTCACCATTGGGGTCGAAGAGGAGTACCAGATCATCGACCCGGAGACACGGGCCCTCACCTCGTACATCACGCAGATCCTGGAGGCCGATCACCTCATCCTGGGCCAGGTCAAGCCGGAACTGCACCAGAGCATCGTCGAGGTGGGCACCACGGTCTGTCGGACGCCACAGGAGGTCAAGGCCCAGCTCATTGAGCTGCGCCGCGGCGTGATGGAGCTGGCCGGGCGCAAGGGGCTCAAGATCGCGGCGGCGGGGACGCACCCGTTCTCCCACTGGGCCGACCAGGAGATTACGCAGCTCGACCGGTACGTCGGCACCAAGGAGGCGATGCAGCAGCTCGCGCAACAGCTGCTCATCTTCGGCACGCACGTGCACATCGGGATCGAGGACAAGGACTTCCTGATCGACGCCTGCAACGTGTCGCGGTACTTCCTGCCGCACATCCTGTGCTTGTCCACCAGCTCACCGTTCTGGATCGGACGACTCACCGGGCTCAAGTCGTATCGCAGCGCGGTCTTTCGCGCCTTTCCGCGCACGGGGGTGCCGCGGTTCATCCCGTCGTGGATCGACTACGAGCACTACCTCGAAACGCTCGTCTCTACCGGTTGCATCCCCAACGGATCCAAGATCTGGTGGGACGTGCGCCCCCATCACACCTTCCCGACCCTCGAATTCCGGATCTGCGACGTGTGCACGCGCGTCGACGAGGCGGTCTGCATTGCGGCGATCCTCCAGGCGCTCGTCTACAAGCTGTGGAAGATGCGGCGGGACAACACCACGTTCCGCGTCTACAGCTCCGAGCTGATCGACGAGAACAAGTGGCGGGCGGTGCGCTACGGGCTCGACGGCAAGCTCATTGATTTTGGAAAGCAAGTCGAGCTGCCGGCCGCATCCCTCATCCGCGAGCTCATCGAGTGGTTCCTGGACGACGTGCTGGATGAACTCGGGACGCGAAAGGAGGTCGAGTACGCCTTCACGATCCTGAGCGAGGGGTCCAGCGCCGACCGCCAGATCAAGGCGTACCACGCGGCGGGTGGGGATACCAAGGCCGTGGTCGACATGCTCATTCGAGAGACGGAGATGGGAGTCCTGTAG
- a CDS encoding DUF1592 domain-containing protein → MKLLLAAAGVVMGVGLTATGGPPPAPKKPLLPPAPHAKRINAAELTPVVRRYCATTCHSATQKRGNISLADFNVEAAAGDPERAERIIRKLRTDMMPPPGSRRPRGDTLVMLADALEQTIDNAGPINPGSRVFQRLNRAEYEAVIRDLLGLEVNAGDYLPLDTKSANFDNISAAQLLSPTLLEAYLNAASAVSRIAVGDRNPVFAQATYKTSPFASQHPWDHVEGTPYGTRGGLVVTHNFPADAEYEFRINVAGGIGTKLEDVDISIDGEQVALLMYERGIARNASSADAPLGADYLRSEPIKVKAGQRKVSVAFVNRAMGPYEDLIKPHDWSRASGGSAAAGSTEPPAIMEVQVNGPRNVTGISETESRRRIFSCKPTSRATQRPCATQIINRLGERAYRRPLTPRDREALLSFFDRGAAAAPDNAFENGMRTALQAMLASPYFVFRIEPTPAGVAEGKDYNVSDIDLASRLSFFIWGTMPDERLLGLAKAGRLSEKLTYEREVKRLLADPRAAALSRRFAGQWLRLPDLDLVHPDAFFFPDFDQGLADAMKRETESFVEDIIRNDRSVLELFSADWTYANERLAKHYGIPNVAGNDFRRVTYPDESRRGILGHGSVLVQTSLGNRTSPVLRGKWVMEVLLGSPPPPPPPNVPDLEQTAGSKEGKILTTRERMEMHRTNPTCNSCHQFMDPLGLALDAFDVTGRLRFRENGAQLDTRGNTYDGTSVATAADLNRWLVKRPTPLMRNFAENMFAYALGRRVEDHDQPAIRAVVRDAAAKNYRFSSFVHGVVTSRAFRQKRAEVVTDQ, encoded by the coding sequence ATGAAGCTTCTGCTTGCCGCTGCTGGGGTCGTGATGGGCGTGGGACTCACCGCCACCGGTGGCCCGCCGCCCGCCCCGAAGAAGCCGCTCCTTCCGCCGGCGCCCCATGCGAAGCGGATCAACGCCGCGGAGTTGACCCCGGTCGTGCGACGGTATTGCGCGACGACCTGTCACAGCGCCACCCAGAAGCGCGGGAACATCTCGCTGGCCGACTTCAACGTCGAGGCGGCGGCGGGCGACCCGGAGCGCGCCGAGCGGATCATTCGCAAGTTGCGCACGGACATGATGCCGCCGCCGGGGTCGCGTCGCCCGCGCGGTGACACCCTTGTCATGCTGGCGGACGCGCTCGAGCAGACCATCGACAACGCAGGCCCGATCAATCCGGGTTCGCGCGTGTTCCAGCGCCTGAACCGCGCCGAGTACGAGGCGGTGATCCGTGACCTCCTCGGCCTGGAGGTCAACGCGGGGGACTACCTGCCGCTGGATACCAAGAGCGCGAATTTCGACAACATCTCCGCAGCGCAGCTGCTCTCGCCCACCCTGCTCGAGGCCTACCTCAATGCGGCCTCGGCGGTCTCGCGCATCGCGGTGGGGGATCGTAACCCGGTCTTTGCGCAGGCCACCTACAAGACCTCGCCGTTTGCCTCCCAGCACCCCTGGGACCATGTCGAGGGGACCCCGTACGGCACCAGGGGCGGGCTCGTCGTCACGCACAACTTCCCGGCAGACGCCGAATACGAGTTCCGCATCAATGTGGCAGGTGGAATCGGGACCAAGCTTGAGGATGTGGACATCTCGATCGACGGGGAGCAGGTCGCCCTCCTCATGTACGAGCGTGGCATCGCCCGCAATGCCTCGTCGGCGGACGCCCCACTCGGCGCGGACTACCTCCGCAGCGAACCGATCAAGGTCAAGGCCGGACAACGCAAGGTGTCGGTGGCGTTCGTCAACCGGGCGATGGGGCCGTACGAGGACCTCATCAAGCCGCACGACTGGTCGCGCGCGTCGGGCGGCAGCGCGGCGGCTGGTTCGACCGAACCGCCCGCGATCATGGAAGTGCAGGTCAATGGTCCGCGGAATGTCACGGGCATCTCCGAGACCGAGAGCCGACGCCGCATCTTCAGCTGCAAGCCGACGTCGCGGGCCACGCAACGTCCCTGCGCCACGCAGATCATCAATCGGTTGGGCGAGCGCGCCTACCGGCGCCCGCTGACCCCCCGCGATCGCGAGGCGCTCCTGTCGTTCTTTGATCGCGGTGCCGCGGCCGCTCCGGACAACGCCTTCGAGAACGGCATGCGGACGGCACTGCAGGCGATGCTCGCCAGCCCCTACTTCGTCTTCCGCATCGAGCCCACCCCGGCCGGGGTGGCCGAAGGCAAGGACTACAACGTCAGCGACATCGATCTTGCATCCCGCCTGTCCTTCTTCATCTGGGGCACGATGCCGGATGAACGGCTCCTCGGCCTCGCGAAGGCCGGTCGCCTCTCGGAGAAGCTGACGTATGAGCGCGAGGTCAAGCGGCTCCTGGCGGATCCGCGCGCGGCCGCGCTGTCCCGCCGGTTTGCCGGCCAGTGGCTGCGCCTGCCTGACCTCGATCTCGTGCACCCGGATGCCTTCTTCTTCCCTGACTTTGACCAGGGGCTGGCTGACGCGATGAAGCGCGAGACCGAGTCCTTCGTCGAGGACATCATCCGGAACGACCGGAGTGTGCTGGAGCTGTTCTCCGCAGACTGGACCTACGCCAACGAGCGGCTCGCGAAGCACTACGGGATCCCGAATGTCGCGGGGAATGATTTCAGGCGCGTGACCTACCCGGACGAATCTCGCCGCGGCATCCTCGGTCACGGCAGCGTGTTGGTGCAGACGTCCCTCGGGAATCGCACCTCGCCGGTGTTGCGCGGCAAGTGGGTGATGGAGGTGCTGCTCGGTTCGCCGCCGCCGCCACCGCCGCCGAACGTACCGGATCTCGAACAGACCGCAGGGTCGAAGGAAGGCAAGATCCTCACGACGCGTGAGCGGATGGAGATGCATCGCACCAACCCGACGTGCAACTCCTGCCACCAGTTCATGGACCCGCTGGGGCTCGCGCTCGATGCGTTCGACGTCACCGGCCGGCTTCGGTTCCGTGAGAACGGGGCGCAGCTGGACACGCGCGGGAACACCTATGACGGCACGTCGGTCGCCACGGCTGCCGACCTTAATCGGTGGCTGGTCAAGCGTCCGACGCCGCTGATGCGCAACTTCGCCGAGAACATGTTCGCCTATGCGCTGGGCCGCCGGGTCGAGGACCACGACCAGCCGGCGATCCGCGCCGTGGTGCGCGACGCGGCGGCGAAGAACTACCGTTTTTCGTCATTTGTCCATGGCGTCGTCACCTCTCGGGCATTCCGCCAGAAGCGGGCCGAGGTCGTGACGGACCAGTAG
- a CDS encoding DUF1552 domain-containing protein codes for MSFISGKTLPRRTFLRGLGATVALPYLEAMRPAARFGSASAGAAPAAKTRLVCIESVHGAAGSSNLGATKYLWAPREVGRGFTFGQDNALKPLESWREYLTIVSNTDVRMAEPFEAPEIGGDHFRSSAVFLTQAHPKQTQGSDVYVGTSFDQIVAQRIGQDTAIPSMQLCIENLDQAGGCYYNYACAYTDSISWASPTEPLPMIRNPRVAFDMLFGTGSNHADRANRRKENGSILDWITGEMASLKRQLGNADRVRVDQYLENVRELERRIQKIETQNRSGEERQLPDAPAGVPDSFEEHMKLMFDFQVLAFESDMTRVTAFKTGRDASSRVYPESGTNKGFHPASHHGGREAAIMDFNLINRYHVSLLPYFLDKLKNTKDGDGNLLDQTTIVYGSPMADGNTHNHRRCPLILLGKGNGQLPGNVHLKAPDGTPMADVFLSLLHKFGATEIETFGDSACPFTLSA; via the coding sequence ATGTCCTTCATCTCCGGGAAGACCCTCCCCCGCCGCACCTTCCTCCGAGGCCTCGGCGCCACCGTCGCACTGCCCTATCTGGAGGCCATGCGGCCCGCGGCGCGATTCGGCTCGGCATCCGCGGGAGCGGCGCCGGCGGCCAAGACGCGACTCGTCTGCATCGAGTCCGTGCACGGCGCGGCGGGTTCGTCGAACCTCGGGGCCACGAAGTACCTCTGGGCCCCACGAGAGGTCGGACGCGGATTCACCTTTGGCCAGGACAACGCGCTCAAGCCCTTGGAATCCTGGCGCGAGTATCTCACGATCGTCTCCAACACCGACGTGCGAATGGCTGAGCCGTTCGAAGCGCCGGAAATCGGCGGCGACCACTTCCGGTCCAGCGCCGTGTTCCTGACGCAGGCCCATCCCAAGCAGACGCAGGGATCGGACGTCTACGTGGGCACCTCGTTCGACCAGATCGTAGCCCAGCGTATCGGTCAGGACACCGCGATTCCCTCGATGCAGCTCTGCATCGAGAACCTCGACCAGGCCGGCGGGTGTTACTACAACTACGCCTGCGCCTATACCGACTCGATCAGCTGGGCCTCGCCCACCGAGCCGCTGCCGATGATCCGGAACCCGCGCGTGGCGTTCGACATGCTGTTTGGCACTGGCTCCAACCATGCGGACCGCGCGAATCGCCGGAAGGAAAACGGCTCGATCCTCGACTGGATCACCGGTGAGATGGCCAGCCTCAAGCGTCAGCTGGGGAACGCCGATCGCGTGCGCGTGGACCAGTACCTGGAGAACGTGCGTGAGCTCGAGCGCCGCATCCAGAAGATCGAGACGCAGAACCGCAGCGGTGAGGAGCGCCAGCTGCCGGATGCGCCCGCCGGCGTGCCCGACTCGTTCGAAGAACACATGAAGTTGATGTTCGACTTCCAGGTGCTGGCCTTCGAGTCGGACATGACGCGCGTGACGGCCTTCAAGACGGGGCGCGATGCGTCCAGCCGCGTGTATCCCGAGTCCGGGACGAACAAGGGCTTCCATCCGGCGTCGCACCACGGGGGACGCGAGGCGGCCATCATGGACTTCAACCTGATCAACCGTTATCACGTCAGCTTGCTTCCGTACTTCCTCGACAAGCTCAAGAACACGAAGGACGGCGACGGCAACCTGCTCGACCAGACGACGATCGTGTACGGCTCCCCGATGGCGGATGGCAACACGCACAACCACCGTCGCTGCCCGCTCATCCTGCTCGGCAAGGGGAATGGCCAGCTGCCCGGGAACGTGCACCTCAAGGCACCGGACGGCACCCCGATGGCAGACGTCTTCCTGAGCCTGCTGCACAAGTTCGGCGCCACCGAGATCGAGACGTTCGGGGACAGCGCGTGCCCCTTCACCCTCTCTGCATAA
- a CDS encoding ankyrin repeat domain-containing protein has product MVFRLLGRASVVAAAWVVLSAAALEVNAPLADAARRGDVTRVRQLLASRADVNAAMGDGMTALHWAADRGDAVMADLLVKARAKLTATTRLGNHTPLHVAARKGNAAVVKVLLKAGADPKAIAVNDITALHLAAAAGDPETVKALLDAKADPNAREGEWQQTPLMFAAAANRADAIKVLVTYKADAAIRTKLVDLQDEEKRERAASTKRNEELFAALPEKVRDSLRAAAARTPAPQRPGAPAAAAAAPGTPPPAPPPGAPAANTQAQQAQGTGGMPAIFNRDAPPTTGLTASQIQQAIAAGRQAYLSGATATGPEAPVDTSLGEVAGFTGSVGKMGGMTALHHAVRQGNMAAALALLDAGADINQVSTSDSTTPVLHAALNGHFDLAMELVKRGADVKIASVHGTTPLYAAINSTYLPRSRYPQPQSIQVQKTSHLELMEAVLKAGADVNVRLKKNLWFFGYSNCGNGNCGLEYLDGTTAFWRAAYAVDVEAMRLLKKYGADHTIPSFRQVAARGARGGAGGPPGAPGAPAAAGAARPDSSTAGRLAAVRAQLAQGGGGGGFGGAPRMTPEMDSASKAVPPGIGVYAIHNAAGVGYGNGFAGNAHRHYPEGWMPTMKYLVEELGMDVNMRDNNGYTAMHHAASRGDNEMIQYLVSKGGDVKAVSRNGRTTVDMANGPVQRLRPFPETIALLEKLGAKNNHNCVGC; this is encoded by the coding sequence ATGGTCTTTCGACTGTTAGGGCGCGCGTCGGTAGTCGCAGCCGCATGGGTGGTGCTGTCGGCGGCCGCGCTGGAGGTCAATGCGCCGCTGGCCGACGCGGCGCGTCGCGGCGACGTGACCCGAGTGCGCCAGCTGCTGGCGAGTCGTGCCGACGTGAACGCGGCGATGGGTGATGGGATGACGGCGCTGCACTGGGCGGCCGACCGAGGCGATGCGGTCATGGCGGACCTGCTCGTGAAGGCGCGGGCCAAGCTCACGGCCACGACGCGCCTCGGGAACCACACCCCATTGCACGTCGCGGCCAGGAAAGGAAATGCCGCGGTGGTGAAGGTGCTGCTCAAGGCGGGGGCGGACCCCAAGGCGATCGCCGTGAACGACATCACGGCCCTGCACCTCGCGGCAGCCGCCGGAGACCCCGAGACGGTGAAGGCGCTGCTCGATGCCAAGGCCGATCCCAACGCACGCGAAGGGGAATGGCAACAAACCCCATTGATGTTTGCGGCCGCGGCGAATCGCGCGGATGCCATCAAGGTCCTGGTCACGTACAAGGCCGACGCGGCGATCCGCACGAAGCTCGTCGACCTGCAGGACGAGGAAAAGCGCGAGCGCGCGGCCTCCACCAAGCGCAATGAGGAACTCTTCGCCGCGCTGCCCGAGAAGGTGCGCGACTCGCTGCGCGCGGCCGCGGCGCGGACCCCCGCACCTCAACGTCCAGGGGCCCCAGCGGCGGCCGCTGCTGCACCGGGTACGCCGCCGCCAGCTCCCCCGCCGGGCGCGCCAGCGGCCAACACCCAGGCCCAGCAAGCCCAGGGTACCGGGGGCATGCCCGCCATCTTCAACCGGGATGCACCGCCAACCACCGGACTGACGGCGTCACAGATCCAGCAGGCAATTGCGGCGGGCCGTCAGGCGTACCTGTCCGGGGCGACGGCCACCGGACCGGAGGCGCCTGTGGATACCTCGTTAGGTGAGGTCGCCGGCTTCACCGGGTCTGTGGGCAAGATGGGCGGGATGACCGCCCTGCATCACGCGGTGCGGCAGGGGAACATGGCGGCCGCGTTGGCGCTGCTGGATGCGGGGGCCGATATCAACCAGGTCAGCACGAGTGACTCCACCACGCCGGTCCTGCACGCGGCACTCAACGGGCACTTCGACCTCGCCATGGAGCTCGTGAAGCGTGGGGCCGACGTGAAGATCGCCAGCGTGCACGGGACTACCCCGCTGTATGCGGCAATCAACAGCACCTACCTGCCGCGGTCACGGTATCCGCAGCCCCAGTCGATCCAGGTGCAGAAGACGTCGCATCTCGAGCTGATGGAGGCGGTGCTCAAGGCCGGGGCGGACGTCAACGTGCGGCTGAAGAAGAACCTCTGGTTCTTTGGTTACAGCAACTGCGGCAATGGGAACTGCGGCTTGGAGTACCTTGACGGCACGACGGCGTTCTGGCGTGCGGCGTACGCGGTGGACGTGGAGGCCATGCGGCTGCTCAAGAAGTACGGCGCGGACCACACGATTCCCTCGTTCCGCCAAGTGGCGGCGCGTGGTGCGCGTGGTGGTGCCGGGGGCCCGCCGGGCGCACCAGGAGCGCCGGCTGCTGCCGGCGCCGCGCGACCGGATTCGTCGACGGCGGGCCGACTCGCCGCCGTGCGGGCGCAGCTCGCGCAGGGTGGCGGTGGCGGTGGCTTTGGTGGCGCACCGCGCATGACCCCGGAGATGGACTCTGCCTCGAAGGCGGTGCCGCCGGGGATCGGCGTCTACGCGATTCACAACGCGGCAGGGGTTGGCTATGGCAACGGCTTTGCCGGCAACGCGCACCGGCACTACCCCGAGGGGTGGATGCCGACGATGAAGTACCTGGTCGAGGAACTCGGCATGGACGTGAACATGCGCGACAACAACGGCTACACGGCCATGCACCACGCGGCGTCGCGCGGGGACAACGAGATGATCCAGTACCTCGTGAGCAAGGGCGGAGACGTGAAGGCCGTCTCGCGCAACGGGCGCACGACCGTCGACATGGCCAACGGCCCCGTGCAGCGCCTGCGTCCCTTCCCGGAGACGATTGCGTTGCTTGAGAAACTCGGCGCGAAGAACAACCACAACTGCGTCGGCTGCTAG
- a CDS encoding CBS domain-containing protein, which translates to MLVADVMTPDPVSVREDKRLLAAKAIMEFSRIRHLPVVNAHGDLVGLLTRGTLLAASASLLDHLPAVESDHQLGAVLIRDVMVHGPMTVEAGAHVSTAAHLMATRKVGCLPVVEGSRLVGIITEVDLLRLVEQAEKHHLLDTLGASAHQHP; encoded by the coding sequence ATGCTCGTCGCCGACGTGATGACCCCGGATCCGGTGTCGGTCCGGGAGGACAAACGCTTGCTCGCCGCAAAGGCGATCATGGAGTTCAGCAGGATCCGCCACCTCCCCGTGGTCAACGCACATGGTGACCTGGTCGGGTTGTTGACGCGTGGCACGCTGCTCGCAGCGTCGGCCTCGTTGCTCGACCATCTCCCGGCGGTGGAGAGCGATCACCAGCTCGGTGCGGTCCTGATCCGGGACGTGATGGTCCACGGCCCGATGACGGTCGAGGCCGGAGCCCACGTCTCCACGGCGGCCCACTTGATGGCGACGCGCAAGGTGGGCTGCCTCCCTGTGGTCGAGGGGTCGCGGCTGGTCGGCATCATCACCGAGGTTGACCTCCTGCGACTGGTGGAACAGGCCGAGAAGCACCACTTGCTGGATACCCTGGGCGCATCGGCGCACCAGCATCCCTGA
- a CDS encoding DUF1569 domain-containing protein, whose product MTNVSLADLFDPAGLESAMARLNALSPTSQPQWGKMGVAAMLAHLNVSYEMLYETKHKRPNALVRFLLRTFLKDKVVGPAPYPRNSPTAPQFRIADTRDFAKEKERLVTYMRRMYGEGRAHFEGRESASFGPLTASEWNIMFSKHLDHHMRQFGV is encoded by the coding sequence ATGACCAACGTTTCCCTCGCCGACCTGTTCGATCCTGCGGGCCTCGAGTCCGCCATGGCGCGCCTCAATGCGCTCTCGCCAACCTCCCAGCCGCAGTGGGGGAAGATGGGGGTCGCGGCCATGCTCGCGCACCTGAACGTCTCATATGAGATGTTGTACGAGACGAAGCACAAGCGGCCGAACGCCCTCGTGCGCTTCCTCCTGCGCACCTTCCTCAAGGACAAGGTCGTCGGGCCAGCGCCGTACCCGCGCAACTCCCCTACCGCGCCGCAGTTCCGTATCGCGGACACGCGCGACTTTGCGAAGGAGAAGGAGCGCCTCGTTACCTACATGCGACGCATGTACGGGGAGGGGCGGGCGCATTTCGAGGGCAGGGAGTCCGCCTCGTTTGGTCCGCTGACGGCGAGTGAGTGGAACATCATGTTCTCCAAGCACCTCGACCACCACATGCGGCAGTTCGGGGTGTAG
- a CDS encoding alpha-hydroxy-acid oxidizing protein: MTTPRDSRRRFLAFLAGSPLFAAAGVDPGLVSDLLRGGRRADRDALDLVEQLPSQDPPITRVQDALDVFDFEPVAKKAIPVAHWGYLAGGTDDDATIAANRAGFDRWVLNPRRLIDVSRIDASLSFYGTKYPTPIVINPVASQKAFHAQGEVAVARAARAKDHLMVLSTVATTSIEEAIAERGGPVWFQLYHQPDWSVTKQMVQRAERAGAPAIVFTVDLLAGSNRLTLLRESRKDTRECTRCHLGGPPLPGLTGRLDDRDNRRKPMLNGYDALPPQLEVGTPTWEFVDRLKQSTRMKVLLKGIVTEEDAALAVKHGVDGLFVSNHGGRAENSQRATITSLPEVVKGARGRIPLICDGGFRRGTDVFKAIALGATAVGIGRPYVWGLGAFGQEGVEAVLTILRKEFELIMKQSGTTTLAQVSRRHIAPA, from the coding sequence ATGACGACTCCACGTGATTCGCGACGGCGTTTCCTTGCCTTCCTGGCCGGGAGCCCCCTCTTCGCCGCGGCCGGAGTAGATCCTGGCCTCGTGTCCGACCTCCTCCGAGGCGGACGCCGCGCGGACCGTGACGCCCTGGACCTCGTGGAGCAGCTTCCGTCGCAGGATCCCCCGATCACACGGGTGCAGGACGCGCTCGACGTCTTCGACTTTGAGCCGGTGGCGAAGAAGGCCATCCCCGTCGCGCACTGGGGATACCTGGCGGGCGGCACGGACGACGATGCAACGATCGCCGCGAACCGCGCCGGCTTCGACCGTTGGGTGCTCAATCCCCGCCGCCTCATCGATGTGAGCCGCATCGACGCCAGCCTGTCGTTCTACGGCACGAAGTACCCGACGCCCATCGTGATCAATCCCGTGGCGAGCCAGAAGGCCTTTCACGCACAGGGGGAGGTCGCGGTCGCCCGGGCGGCGCGGGCGAAGGACCACCTGATGGTGCTGTCGACGGTCGCGACCACCTCCATCGAGGAGGCGATCGCCGAGCGGGGCGGTCCGGTCTGGTTCCAGCTGTACCACCAGCCTGACTGGTCGGTGACAAAGCAGATGGTGCAGCGCGCGGAGCGCGCCGGGGCACCGGCCATCGTCTTTACCGTGGACCTGCTCGCCGGGAGCAACCGCCTCACCTTGCTGCGGGAGTCGCGCAAGGACACGCGGGAGTGCACCCGGTGCCACCTGGGCGGCCCACCGCTCCCCGGGCTCACGGGGCGCCTCGATGACCGGGACAACCGGCGCAAGCCGATGCTCAATGGCTACGACGCACTCCCGCCGCAACTCGAGGTCGGGACCCCGACCTGGGAGTTCGTGGATCGGCTCAAGCAAAGCACCCGAATGAAGGTGCTGCTCAAGGGGATCGTCACCGAGGAGGACGCCGCGCTCGCCGTGAAGCATGGGGTCGATGGTCTCTTCGTCTCGAACCACGGGGGCCGTGCCGAGAATTCCCAGCGCGCGACCATCACGTCGCTCCCGGAGGTCGTGAAGGGGGCCCGTGGCCGGATTCCGTTGATCTGCGATGGTGGCTTTCGTCGCGGGACCGACGTGTTCAAGGCAATCGCGTTAGGCGCGACGGCCGTGGGGATCGGGCGGCCGTATGTGTGGGGGCTTGGGGCGTTTGGCCAGGAAGGGGTGGAGGCCGTGTTGACGATCCTGCGAAAGGAGTTCGAGTTGATCATGAAGCAGAGCGGCACCACGACCCTCGCGCAGGTCTCCCGCCGCCACATCGCGCCGGCCTGA
- a CDS encoding VCBS repeat-containing protein → MRRRQLVGLLAMAAALPWHRTAAQPRGDLPRYERVVLLETTSETSANASIGDINGDGLPDVVLAKGRHWPLVDKVLLGDGKGGFTSTHDLGEASDKSYSGRLVDLDADGDLDVVISNDAPSPKLVYLNDGRGRFTVGSTYGHPDWPMRNATIADMNGDGRPDIIAANRYGRTSGANYICLNAGGGRFDAACIPFAKEPATTITAADFNGDGFPDLLVPHRNGGQSRLYLGARSANLAALRAVPFGPPDAEVRIAESADLDGDGRLDVVAIDERKGIAIYRGRGDGTFDPSTPVGDTSIIPYALTVADLDCDGRTDFVVGNVKAPTRAYFNRGNGSFVPVDFGDGAGTVYGIAVGDLNGDRRPDIVTARSEAPNALYLAADTGGRCR, encoded by the coding sequence ATGCGACGACGGCAACTGGTGGGCCTCCTGGCAATGGCTGCGGCTCTTCCCTGGCATCGCACCGCGGCGCAGCCGCGCGGCGACCTTCCGCGCTACGAGCGCGTGGTACTGCTCGAGACCACCTCCGAGACGTCGGCGAACGCGTCGATTGGTGACATCAACGGGGACGGCCTCCCGGACGTGGTGCTGGCCAAGGGGCGGCACTGGCCCCTGGTCGACAAGGTGCTCTTGGGGGATGGCAAGGGTGGCTTCACCTCCACCCATGACCTGGGGGAAGCGTCGGACAAGTCGTACTCCGGTCGTCTCGTGGACCTCGACGCCGACGGCGACTTGGACGTGGTGATCAGCAACGATGCACCGAGTCCTAAGCTCGTGTATCTGAATGATGGCCGTGGCCGGTTTACGGTAGGCTCGACGTACGGCCACCCGGACTGGCCCATGCGGAACGCCACTATCGCCGACATGAACGGTGACGGTCGTCCGGACATCATCGCGGCGAATCGCTACGGGCGGACCAGCGGCGCCAACTACATCTGTCTGAACGCCGGGGGTGGGCGGTTCGATGCGGCGTGTATTCCCTTTGCGAAGGAGCCGGCCACGACGATCACGGCGGCGGACTTCAACGGCGACGGCTTCCCTGACTTGTTGGTCCCGCACCGGAATGGCGGCCAGAGTCGGCTCTATCTGGGAGCACGGTCGGCGAACCTCGCCGCACTGCGTGCGGTGCCGTTTGGGCCGCCGGATGCGGAAGTGCGCATCGCCGAATCGGCCGACCTGGATGGCGACGGCCGGTTGGACGTCGTCGCGATCGATGAGCGGAAGGGGATCGCGATCTACCGCGGCCGCGGGGACGGGACCTTCGATCCCTCCACTCCCGTTGGCGATACGTCGATCATCCCATACGCCCTCACGGTCGCCGACCTCGACTGCGACGGTCGGACGGACTTCGTGGTCGGGAACGTGAAAGCCCCCACCCGAGCGTACTTCAATCGCGGCAACGGCTCGTTCGTCCCTGTGGACTTTGGCGACGGGGCCGGGACGGTGTATGGCATCGCGGTGGGAGACCTCAATGGCGACCGCCGCCCTGACATCGTGACGGCGCGCTCGGAAGCACCGAACGCCCTCTACCTCGCGGCCGACACGGGTGGCCGATGCAGGTGA